DNA sequence from the Campylobacter concisus genome:
TATTAGTAAAATTTTTTAAAAAGGATAAAAATGATAGGTATAGTTTATGGAAGCAGCATGGGAAATACCGAAGATGCAGCAAAACTTATAAGTGAGGGTTTAGGCCTTGAAAATGAGCTTTTAAACGTTGCTGATGTAGACGCAGCGAAACTAAATAGCTTTGATAAGCTCATCCTTGGTACATCAACCTGGGGTAGTGGCGATCTTCAAGATGACTGGGACGCGTTTGACTTTAAAGCATTAAATCTAAGCGGAAAAACAGTCGCTGTTTTTGGCATGGGTGATAGCGAGAGCTACTCTGATGAGTACTGTAACGGCATGGCAAAGCTTTATGA
Encoded proteins:
- the fldA gene encoding flavodoxin FldA, coding for MIGIVYGSSMGNTEDAAKLISEGLGLENELLNVADVDAAKLNSFDKLILGTSTWGSGDLQDDWDAFDFKALNLSGKTVAVFGMGDSESYSDEYCNGMAKLYDEVVKAGAKVVGEVSTDGYTFDGSDAVRNGKFVGLALDADNQSDKTEGRISAWIEQIKPHFA